The segment actattggtatatattagcaaaacaaaacaagcaatggaaagctgttgataataatgtatacaacattgtgagaaacagctccttctgaagtaacgtagttttggggagaagtaatttctcactaaaataatatttgaatttgattttgaaatcaagcatttgaaagcacacattattctctcgcaacttcgatgaccaattgagctcaaattttcacaggtttgttattttatgcatatgtacactaagtaagaagactggtctttgacaattacccatagtgtccagtgtctttgaataATAACGAAGAAATAATTCTCAGTTTTAAAACATGCAGAGAGCGGGAGATAGCTGCACTGTGTGATCGTTTAGGGGCGCCATGCACTATTGCATAAAAAGCCAACACAGCTCTTTCCGCCCATTCTACACACAAACCGTCTTGATGACATCTCGTTGCTGTCGCAACCATGACGTCACCCCGTTTCGAGGGTGGCCTGTTTTCGATGATACTCTGTAGATACGCCGTTTATCAGAGACGGAATTAGTTATAATTTGACTGCGAGGTCTGggtattttttaaaggcactggatactttttttgtaattactcaaaatattaccGCTTTAGCGTAAagactttacttggtaacgagcaatggggagctgcaTACAACACtgcgagaaacgactccctctgcgAAGTAACGTATGTTtattctttttcatttttgatgaccaaatgagtaaacaaaaaacgagaggtgttattattttatgcatcggttgggatataccaagtgagaatactagtatTTGACAGTAACCAtaggtgtccggtgcctttaaataaatacgTCGGCTATATAGGGTTGTTTTCGCAGGGAAAAAAATACTCGTGAATAAAATGTACAAGGTTAAattttgatataattattaGCGTCAAAGGGGGGATGCTTTTATTTGGTTGGTAAGGGACTATTACGCTGGCTTTAATTGACTTGGAATTTAAAACTAATATCATTATTGCACATTTTTTCCttctcttattttttttatttttatttttttattgctaCGGTCATTTGAATGTATGTTTGTGGTTGTTATTTTCCTCCTTTTGCAGATAACGTTTTGGTTATTTTGATGGATTATGACTCCTATAGGTTAATTTGTCCTATCATTTAACGCCATCGTGGAAATTGAAGATCTGATTGTAATCATCGCATGGTGGCGCTGTTCTGTTAGCGGGTCAGTCGAGGTTACACGTTAGGGTAGTCAGAATCAGGTCACTtgcttctcacttgctgtatctcaacatatgaatacaaaaacaaacctgtgaagatttgagctcaatcggtcatcgtatGTGCGAGATAAcgatgacaaaaaaaaaaccctcgcacacgaagttgtaagctttcagatgcttgatttcgcgacctcgacttctaaatctgaggtctcaaaatcaaattcgtgaaaaaaatacgtctttctcgaaaactacgttattttagagggagtcgtttctcacaaggttttataccatcaacagctccccattactcattaccaagtaaggatttatgctgataattattttgagtaattcccaatagtgtctactgcctttaagttaactTCTATTGAGCCTTTGGTCAAtcactattcatatttatataaatAGCCTACCCCTTAGAAGGCTCGAATAAAATCTTAAGAAGTAAACAATAAATGAATCCAAAACTAGGCCTATATTATCATAGGGTCAAAGAGGATACCAAATACTGATAATCAAAACTTTCCAATTAAATGTCCTGATTAGTGTGTGGATGTGACAATTGTCATGGGGTCATTAGTCAGACACCATTGACTTCACGACGAAACCACCATGCTCGTTGGGcagagggtaccccccccctcccgaagTTCACATTCCTATATTCATATTGTGCCAAAgtacccccctccccctccccatcTGCTTTAATAGAAAATGCTCTACAGAATTCCTGAGATGCCGAGCACACAATAAAGACACAATGAAGGTACACCACGCCCCCTTGAGCAATGTACGCTAGGCAACTgtgaggcaaccaactgcagtgcatgctacagcacacactttggtagcacatgcaTAACTCTTTTAAACACTGTCTTATGATCCTCAAGAATAATTGTGTGAACATGAGAAtagattctcttcttggagattgcttgGACCTGGTTGCCTgcaaattgcctcgtgtgacatcgCCCTTTAAACACACCCACCGCCATCTAGGGACGTCGTTCAGCAGAGCAGTGTGCCGCTGAGCAGATATAGTGAAGCATAGAGCAATGAACTGTCTTGTGCAAGGAGGACGAaactaaaacacaaacaaacaatcccTATAAATTATCCAACCTCATCAAAATATTGAATTGGATAATCTCGTAACCTACTTTGAAATTGAGTTCACGGATCTTTGGACTCGGGGTAGACCCTCGCCGGTGACACAAGAAGCCCTTCTCCGTTTTTTAATATGCCACCGTGTCTCTAAGGCGAAAACAGGTGATGAACTACAATCCCAAAAGACAGTCAATCTACCGTCAAGGTCGCTCCATGACTGTCAACTTTTGAACCCTCAGCAGCcaaggaaagaacaaaattgtttgtttccGGATTTCGTGCTCCGCCATGTGGCACTTCGGCCCCGTCGAGCGCAGTAAGTCATTTAATTAGTTGGGTTTTGATCATGATTGGCGTGTGGAAAGTGGAATAATTATGTGTGGAGAAGAAGGTGTTTGCGAGTGGTGGGGGAATAACCGGTGTCGTAAAGGTCAACCGTTGAATGCATCTATCTCCTATAAGACAAGACTGATTGCCATTTTAATTTGGCGGTAAACCAGGATACTGTATCTGTTCGAATCTTGATCGAGTTATCTACTcaatggttaaagacactggacactattggtaattgtcaaaagactagccttcacagttggtgtatttcaacatgtgtataaaataacaaaaaaattgagctcaatcggtcgttgaagttgcgagataactatgaaagaaaatacacccttgtcacacgaagttgtgtgctttaagatgcttgatttcgagacctgaaattataaatctgaggttttgaaatcaaattcgtggaaagttacttctttcttgaaaactatacgtcacttcggagggagccgtttctcacaatgttttaaaccatcaacctctccccattactcgttaccaagtaaggttttatgataataattattttgagtaattaccaaaagtgttcagttcCTTTAATATTCTGATGTGTAGTTCGTATGTACTTTAATAGgtttttatataggcctataaataaaGGTAGATGTAGTGGGCTTGGCtttgatccaaaccggaccttctatATACAAGTACGAACAAAAACATGTCCATTTATAGAAATTACAGGACTTTCGTCAGTGGCATAAACAAGTATAACACGCATTAAGATACCAATTTATAAGGGCATCAAAACAACCAGGTAGGTTTATTGTATTCGATTAGACGTCAAAAAAGAggatcaataaaataaaatgggaTTTAGCGCCATTAGAAACCCAGGCCGTAATCGAATTGGCGGTtacagctacagctatggctagatttccgcgcCATCGTGCGTTGACGTATGGCGTCCttggcaacacccttagcaacagacGTAGCCGTAGTTGTAGCCGTCAACTTTGGACAAAATATTTGTCGAAAGCTGCACATCATGCCGTCATTACCCATCAATCATCAGGCACAAAAAGCCTTGTTTACAAAcctaattgttttcttttcttttcaccTGCCATAAGAGGTCGTGTTAACATTCAGGTGTGAGGGGGCGTGGCACTCATTTTGGTGATAGAGTGCATTGACCCGCCCAATATAGGAGGTGATTTGAAGCAGATCACAGTTGCACAACACCATCGATGCAGATGTTGAATTTGTATTAGTTGAGTTGTTTTGAATCTgatgttaaaaaatatatatatattgagtgggatttgaaccaacgatctCCGGTTCAACGTGCCGGCACTCTTCCAACTAAGATATCTAtagcccttaaaggcagtggacactattggtacttgtcaaagaccagtctcctcacttggtgtatcacatcatatgcataaaataacaaacctatcaaaatttgagctcaattggtcgtcgaagttgcgagataataatgaaaaaaaaaacacccttgtcaaacgaagttgtgtgcaattagatggttgatttcgagacctcaaattctaaataagaggtctcgaaatcaaactcgtggaaaattatttgtCACTCCAttaattaatagtctgtaaccatttcggattgcacgacactacatgcagcacagtaaaagtttttgtattcgcgtcgtccgtggattgtagcattcaggtctgtaacttaataatagtagtacaatatttagaaatgtttggggtgttataaaacaaatattgactgcttttactcgtgcaatggttaaaactatgactcccttggtgatccccgtagcgttctattttccctcggcttcgcctcgggaaaatagaatgctccggggatcacctcggattcgcctcgggaaaatagaatgctccggggatcacctcgggagtcatagttttaaccatggcactcgaagcagtcaatatttgtatactatcaacctctccccattactgttaccaagtaaggtttatgctaataattattttgagtaattaaattttagtttgttttgacGAAGCTGccatttttgtggtttttttcgatgacgatttttttttaaatcgatgacgattttttttaaatcgatttagccatattaattatttattaatattagtatATATCCAGTCAGTGTCCCCTTGTGGGTTTTTGATATTTCAGGGAACTTTTAGGACGTTTTGATTAAAATctgcagttttgttttattagtcgATGGCATATCATTGTAAATATAGGCCTAATGGTGTAAAAACGATGACGTTGTTATGGGAACACAGACACCAAGAACTTTACCAATCCTTATGCCATTGTGTCATATCGTGGTTGTGATTGGGTCATTAGTTTTGCCACATCGCAGGAACGCTAGGTATAACTTCCAATGATTTATTGATACTGTTTGAAACTGTCGTTTCCAAGTAACCCATGTCaatattaaatgaaattcaTCCAAGCAGTAGCTTGGATTTTGTCTCACTTTTCAGGTCAGTATTATAATCGCAAGTTCATCTCCAGAATACAGAAGGAGAGAAACAATGttttcattaataataatagttatgcgaattaattattaaacaattattattaagtagGTTCGACGACCGATGAGATATTTCTGACCGTGTCCCTTTGGTCCTCTCGGGAGAGGAAACGGCCCGACTGTCGGGGTTAGCTTTCCCCCTTGTGGCGGCGAGTCTATCGGTATATAGCTTGGACGCCATACCGAACCACAGACAGCCCCCCATCCCTTACACTATGGTGTGCTCTCCATGCTACGTCGTCAATCGGTTCAAAGGCGATTGAGCACAAGGCCCAAGTGAAACAAGTTGTTCTTCGCGAGCTACCAGCGATCGTTAAAATGATCAAGGACATGACGCTGTCTATGTCAGACTTATTGACCTGTTAAAAATACGTCGGGCACCAACCTCAAACGGTTTGAAGTATGCACGCGTGGGGATAAAATGCATATGAAGAGTAGTAAAACAGAAGCTGTGAAAGAAAGGGTTTATTTACACGAATGGTCAATTTCTACATGCTCAATAAGATGTTTCGGGTGAGGTTTAAATTCGAATTTGTCACCCAGTCGCCATCATGCAGAGAGTGCCACGAAGGAGCTTGATGGTATCCGACTACTCTCCAACAGTAAAAcgtttttaaatattgataacCGAGAGCAACTGTTTTTGAGAGGTcaaactacccccccccccccgccactAAGTACCTCTTGGGTGCCCTTTCGTATTACATCATCCCCACCGCACCCCTCCTAGATTGTCACCTCGCGTGGTAAAAACCAGGGGGGATAGAAAATTATGAGTTTGTCTTTCAAGTGATGTCCAGTTGCATACAGCAATCCACATGGTCACCATGAACAGTTCAGTACAAACGAAATAATTACCAAGACATACTGCTCGTACTTTACTAATCGAaaggtcaccccccccccccccccagccatCACCACACAGCCACACATACCACTGTCTCCCCTATCCCAGTCCTCACCCCCATCCCCCACCCTAGATTGTCACTTGGCGTGAAGGCGTTGAAAATTAAGAGTTTGTCTTTCAATGTCCAGTTGCATAAAGCAATCCGCATGGACTCCGCAACCATAGTTCAGTAGCCAACCCCATCTCCCAACACAAATCGATCGTAAGATGCGTAGCCTATGGAAACCGCATCATTGGCAACTGACCGCTAAGCTGAGACGCAGGGTTCACACAGAGTTCAGTCCATCTTCTTCTGCTCCCTATTGCTTTGCATGCAAAACATCCTCCTTGCCGTAAATACATCCCTTTATGCTTGGATGAAGTTACGGGAACTAATACGATTTAAAACCAGTCTCGGATTTTGTATGTGTGTTTATATAAAGAGACGCAAGTCCCCAATGTACAATTATGAAGATATCAGACTAGAAGATGGATTTCGTTTCTCTCtttgcttgttgttgttgtttttgttattaacgTTATTAGCGTGTTGTTTGATGACCTTTTTTATGAATTGAAtattgtaaatttaatgtaaaatgTGTCCATCTACAGTTCATTCGTCAATGTTTTCGGTATTTCCTCACTGATTGTTTGGGTGAGATGTTTATTCATGTTCGCTCGTGTATGGGTGAATTGTTCGAACTGCAATACACACGTCACCTCTTCATGATTTCACTTCATTTGTCGTTCGtcgtgtttgtgtttttgtgggagtttttgatgttttttttgcgGTTTTAGACTGCTCATGTTGCGTCACAACTTTTCCCGttggtggtgttgttgttgtttgtgtttatttttgttgtcaacACCATCAGCTGTGCGTCGGCATTGTTCCCGCCTTTTGAATCCCAACAATAACCGCCCCTTTCGCtaattgaccccccccccctcccccgcccACTCCATCCCAAGCCCCCGGCTAGTGGACGGTACAGCAAATTAAATTGTCGTCCTTTCAGACGAGgtgcatttttttgtaaacatttagcAACCATTAATAAAATGTTATCAAGAGACCCTTGCTAAAGTGCTCTCGTGTGTAAAAAGGGCTTTATCATCTATGATGATCATCATCATAATCACAATCATAGTCAACAACAACATAATATCTATCTTCGCTGTCATAATTCCCTATCCTCACCTCAACTTCCCCATCTCATATTCTTCTTCTTAAAGTAAAGTGCGAAATGTAATACTTAATTCATATCTGGAAAACCGGACCTTGGAACAACATCCATAGCCAGCCTCTTTGCACCCGACACCCCTGTGTTTTCCCCCAACAGCTACAGGCGCAATTGCAATCACACTTGGCAATAAGCCCCATTTGCATTTATGTCTTCGTCTCTCtgtctctctctttctctctcaaGCCTAGCGATGACCTGTCCCCAAACTGACCCGGTCATCTCTCGCCTAAGGGGCAAGATCTTTTTATATATTGACCCGAACCTCTTTTGCGCAAGGTTTAAGTTCTGTCTCGTCAATACCGAAAATGTATATCGGGTTGACCGTATGGCTATCTACAGCGCGCATGGCAATATTAATACACGTATCGCCGCCGTTATTTTAAGCGCAGGTatggttttctcaaaaattgttgTTCGCACCGTTAATTTGTTTACGTGTAGTTCGACGGGTGGCATGCACGAACCGTCTTCCACACGCCGTGTCTTCGACGCGAGCAACGGCCAAGGAATGTCGGATAAACGTGGTGGTAGAAGATTGACTAAATCGCAGTGCTACGGCGTGCCGTTTTTACTCAGTCTGTTATTTCGTACAGTGATGCAAGGTGATTTGAATACAAGTGGTGATATACCATTGGCCATAACTGAACAGTCCAAACAGCCTTTGGTGTTCTTCTTTTTGAGTAGGGTGCCCAAAAGCGATAAGTTGAAAATCAATGGGTGTGTATTTCACCGTGATTCATTGCAGCCCGATGCGGTGTAAAGGTTCGTACCACCAGGTGAACTATTCGGTTAATTGAATGTTGGCATCGCAGGACAATATCGACATTTTGTGAACAATAGATTGTTTGTAAAGATTTGACGTCCGAAACACTGAATTGCGACGCCAAGAGTTGCACTTTTAGGTGAAATGTCGCTTTATCTAAGCTACTTTACCAAACAGTTACAGGTTTCTGTGACGAGAAAGGATTTAACATGGTTcttcttgttttgttgttgtcatatTATTTCcaatcacagtttttcaaatagGCTCTTAATgctttaaacttttgttttagaAAACTCGAGTCCACGTGTTCAAGTTTCTAAAAGACAGTGTTTGGTCGTGTTAAGCCAGAAAGCttgaatttaaagccattatgcGTGCTGTAAAAATAATAgtgtcagaattgacccggattccaggTGCCAGATGGTCTGGCCTATTTCGGGTCACAGGCTATTAAACTCGAGAGAAGTTGTCAAGGGATGGAATTCAAATTCGATGTTGTGTTATTTGAAccatttctgggtcattttGGCACAGATCCCGGGTCATtctgacccagaaatggatcGGGTCCAGACCCACATCAGAGTCAGATGAAAGCTATTTAGTTTTTAGTTAGACCAGCATGTTTATGTCACCTCGATGTTTACCAAAAGAGTGAATTTTTTGCATTCTGAAGCAACTCCTGGCTGGCGAGATTACTTTGATGTtcaatttatatatatatatttttttataataaataagttATATCTGTACCGTGGttgaaaaggaaacaaagtcTTTATGAACAACATGACATAATAGAATTTGCTCCGATCTTTATGAAATGGATGGTTAActgaaatatttgtattgttgACCTCTGACCTGTGATGTCACAGTGGTTTCTCTGCTGACGAGTTTTCCTCTTCTTCGTCTTCTTCATTGGTTCCCGGATTGCTCCCCATGGCTGTTTCAACTCTTCTGTTAAGGAACCGTCTTCATAAGATGTGGCAATAAGAGTGTGCTTAGTTGTATGAAGCTGTTAATCGGAATAATCTGCTTAGAAATTATCTTTGCTAAATTATCTAAGCAAACCACTCCGGGTAAGGCATAGGTCGGTGCAATATAATCTTCATGGAATTTTTGCTGTTAATATGTTTTTGATAAGCGATGGTTACAGTGCTAAGTATGATTTTATGCTTGCAAGCTTGTTGAAATTGGACCCTTATAGTTAGACATGGGATTTCATGTAAAGTTCATATCCAGGGGGAAATTTCAAAGAGTTGTATTTCTGCACAAAACAGTGTTGCTTTTACGCAGAAAGAGGCTACCAGCCACTTATACATAGTTTGTGACTGGTCCCTGCTTAttcatttttgctcagcagacattttttaaagcatttttgtatacatacgcagctctaagaaattagACCCATGTGCTAGTCTATGATTTTAGAACAGGCACATTAGTGTTGTAATTGTAGTTTTACAACACACTGCGCAATAATGGCAAAGGTcttgagtttgaatcccaccgagtaTATCCCTGGGAAAGTGCCGCGTATACAGTGcctacacacatcggtataagTAAGGGTAAGCCCGGAATTAATATCTCTGTTATGGTATAATCACTCTTCAAAGATCCCCCGAAAAACTATTATAAACTTCTTTCACCCATTCAACCATTTGTTACATTTGTTTTCCCCAATCAGTACCAAAGCTCAGAAAGAGACGAAGAATAGAGGAACTGGAAGCAGAAGTTCCCGTTGCTATTGGATACTGGGGCAAGCCCTCAGCGCTAGAGGGCGCTAAGTATGATTTCCTCTGCATACAAGCCACGCTCAAATCCAACAAGCCCGACAGTCTTTCCTTTGTCGAAGGTGAGTCTTGCACATTAATGGAAAGTTTGGTGGCATGGGGCTAAAATTAGGAAATTTTGCTGTTAGGAAATGCCCTTTTACAGGATTTTTAATATTGTTCAGACAAGCACAAAAACACTTATAAGTGAGTTACACTTTAGTGATAATAGTTTGTTTGACTATTTCTATCGTATAAATTCGTATCACCCAAAAcgcacagcgccctctttgattGTGTCCATCATTAGTCGCCCGTCACGTGCCAACCaaagaaataaacaacttttcaaCAGTGCCGCTGTCAgatatgcaatactgtccactcCGGACActgttgcatatgcaatcgtgccCGGGGCTAtacaaaaaccgtccggtggacatgtacacgattgtacatgtatgtgcgcgcgaaAGCGAGCGTGcttgcactgaacctacgtatatgcagcatgaatattcacgtaaacCCAACAGCCGATTATTTCCGATGTCATTCatgacggttttgcacgggagcggacacaactgcatatgcaaatgtgtccgggcggacataaTCGCATTATGcggcagcgtccgggcggacacgattgcataatattatgcaaaactgtccggcaaacattattgcatatgcaataatgtccttcggatagtattgcatagatgacataattgcatgcgacaccgccACACGAACTAACTAAACCATGGTCGTAGAGAACGTTTATATAACTTATCCCATTGCACTATATAAGCGGCAAAGGCGGAATGCATAATAAACGAGATGAATCAATGcccagttttagatgtgggaggaaaccctTTAAAAAGGGAAACCCATGCCATCAGGGATTAGAAACCTAGTCCACAACCAAGgcttcggtctgaggtgggattcgaatcggGGTCTTACACAGGTAAGCGGCAGGGAAATAAACCACTGAGCTATAAACCTGATGAAACATGAAACGCAACTTCTTCTTTCCCCCTCCCCTATTTTTAGAATTTATGGTTGATTCCGGAAGTGACGTAGTCACAGCGAGACAGGAGATTCTTGATCAGCTTGACCTTGAGCTGATCGGTACCATTCAGAGTAGGGGTGTTCACACCACGGTAGAGAAGCAGCTCTACAAGGCGATACTGCGCATTGGAAAACAAGAGGCTGAGATTGAGGAAAGTCTAGGGCCCTTCATATTGTAACCATCCCAAAgacaaactttattttaaaaaggcactggcaggacacctttggtggtTCTCAAAGAACAGTGTTTTCACGTGTATCCAAGTATTATtctataaagtaacaaatctttgaaaagttggactcaattggtcatcgactttgcaagagaatgaatagtgaaaaaaaagcCACCCTTAGTgcacattttgtgtgctttcagatgccttaaaaatgTGTCAGGCCTAAGGTAATTTAACGTAAGTgggaagttacctctttcttaaaaacaacattacttttAGCTCCATGTTCagtgggagccatttctcataatgttttatactatcagcagctctctgttgctcgttaccaagtaagtttttatgctaacaatttattttgcaaatagTATCCTGTGCCGTTAAACTGAAATAAACTCGCCAAGTTCTTTCCTAACTCATGGTATAATGAGTTAATTTTGAGTCTGTGAACACTTTGCAATAAACAGGTCATGCCAGAGCCGTACGAGTCAATCGGCAACAGAGTCATGCGTCACTTCCGCCACGTGATCGACAGCACGGTCCACTATTGGCTGCAGGGGAACAGGCTGGAGCTTGGTGGGTCCTCGGGTCAAGTCTCACTGGTCGGCAGCGTCAGCGAAGAGCATACGTCACACAGCACGCCCGAAACTCTGGAGTCCGGGGAGTCCAAAGACGGTTCCACACCGGAAGAGAAACAGGAAGCCAAGGGCAGCGATCCGGGAACCAGGGACGACGAAGAAGAGGAAGACTCCTCAGCGTCCTCAGAAGAGAAATCACCGTGACGTCACAGGTCCGAGGTCAACAAGACTTATTAAAAGTCCAATTTGCCATCACTATGGTAAGCAGTATTTGAACAGCCGCGACATTATTATGTAAACTTCTCATGGATGTACATTAATGTaaagttattttaattttgtttaaaagtaattgtttttgcTGCGCATTTCTGACGAGTCAATCATGATTTGGAAGAAGAATGAGAAAGGAAATTCTGGAACTCTACCTCCACCGTGGTTTGATAGTTTTGGCCAGTTCGCACTAGGCAATTTAtataggcaaccagttccaggcaatctccaataaGGAATATTattcacatttcagttttctGTGGGTAGCGAGTTACAGCTAAAACAGTGTCTTTTGTAATGTCGAAGTCGTCCTTAATGACGAAGTCGTCCTTGTGTAGACAGTGCAGTTGGTTACGctgcctcaaagttgcctgtaaatgtTGCCCAGAGTGACAATTATCTTCAAGTTTTAGATTGAAATCTACTTCTAATCGATTGCAATTGCAACCAGAGACAATAATTGCAGATGATTGTGTCCCTAGTTTCAAGATTAGATTGAATTTCAGTCTTAACATTTGAAAGGGAAGTCCCTTAGCATTGGTCTGCATCAAAGCTTGATGAATTCGCAAAGCAGACTGTCCCTTTATATGGATCAGTCTGCTTTGCGAATTCATCCAACTTGTTTAAACTCTCAAACCATTGGTTGTTCACgtgccaaagtaaaacaaaacaaaattagaaactTGTTGAATTCTTATGGATATTGGGTAGTCGTTTTACCCTGATcctaatttaaaatatttctgtacaCAGTTTTTGCCAATTGGCCAACGCCAGttggcaacaattattttaccgATGATCTTGAAGGCAAGGAGAACTGCGTTCATTTGTATTTGTTAAaggtaagggtaaaaaaaaaccaggctCGTCAGTTAAAGCTAATTTTTAACAACCaaggtttttattaaaaatcCTATTGTGTTACCGCTAAACACTCTATAGGTGTGACACTGTGAGTACACTGTCATTTTACACTTTTGTTTCTGACTGCTAGTCGCATCATTGACGGTGTTGTATACATTCTGGTGTAATAACAAAGTTGGACACCATCGAATAGTtagtattatataacacccaagcagatccttgccatttgattggaggattgtccgtcacgtgatagcaaataaaagtaccattgcacgctgactcactcgccgtgctttttcgttccatccgaaaagtaccattgcacgctggcacgctgccagcgtgcaatggtacttttcggatggaacgaaaaagctgagtaaaaacatcaatgcgtgcgcgtgtctttggtaacgcagcaggtgttactgcaagaaggcattgtaaaattactagca is part of the Asterias rubens chromosome 4, eAstRub1.3, whole genome shotgun sequence genome and harbors:
- the LOC117289415 gene encoding uncharacterized protein LOC117289415, with amino-acid sequence MWHFGPVERIPKLRKRRRIEELEAEVPVAIGYWGKPSALEGAKYDFLCIQATLKSNKPDSLSFVEEFMVDSGSDVVTARQEILDQLDLELIGTIQSRGVHTTVEKQLYKAILRIGKQEAEIEVMPEPYESIGNRVMRHFRHVIDSTVHYWLQGNRLELGGSSGQVSLVGSVSEEHTSHSTPETLESGESKDGSTPEEKQEAKGSDPGTRDDEEEEDSSASSEEKSP